Part of the Candidatus Diapherotrites archaeon genome is shown below.
TTGAAACATTTGAGATGGAGGAAATAGCATCACAACTGCAGGACAAAGGAAAAATAACTGTTATAGCAACAAACGAGGAAGGAAAAAAAATTAATGGAGTAACTGTAACTCTGAGAGATGAATATGATTCATTTGAAGGCGAAGACCAGACAGCAAACGGCACTGTCACATTTGAGGAATTGGACGCAGGCACTTATTCTGTAACACTGCAGGACGACGCAAACGGAATCTACGAGACAAAAAGGGTTGAAGGAATAACTGTAAGCGCAGGCAAAGAAACAAAAGAGGCAGTTGAACTGCAAAGGAAAACATACACTATTACAGCAACAGCATTTGAAAAGAATTCAAGCAACAAGATTGCAAACGCAACAATAAATTTGAAGGATGCACTGGGAAAAATAATTGCATCAAAAACAACAGGAAGCAATGGCAGTCCTGTTTCATTCTCTTTTTCTGCTGGAGGCAATGAGCCGGCATTAATTGAAGCAAGGGCTGAAGGATTCCTGCCAGCAAGAAAAAGCATTAAGGGAGAAACGCAGGACGTAAGTTTGTACCTGGAAGCTGCAACGCCAGAGAACAGCGGGAAAGTCCATATACAGGTATTAGACAAAGACGGAAAAGTTGTAGAGAACGCAAGGGTAATGCTGATGGACGCAGAGACAAAAGGCCTTGCCCCGTATGAACCATTGCTTTCAAATTCTGACGGAAACGCTGACTACACAGGAATTGCGGCAGGACAATATTATGTTATTGCACAGAAAGGAAGGGCAGAAGGCAAAAGCGAAACAAAAGAAATTGACGTAGGGGAAGAAAATTATTTCACTGTAACAATAGACTTTGGCTTTACTGAAATAAGTTTTTATTTGGTGGACGAGGAAGGAACTGCCCTTACAGGGGCAGGAGGCTCAATTGAGATAAGGGATTCATTCGACTCCTCTTTAATGACAGAAATTCCAGTAAACCCTGAAGGCAAAACTTCAGCAAAACTTAAGGCTGACAGGACTGTGTATTTTATTGCAAAAAAGGAAGGATACGCGAAAAGGCAGACTGTTCCATTGGAATTAGTGAAAGACAAAAAGATTGAATTGAAGATTGAATTGAGAAAGCCGTGGATTGGAGAAAAGCCTGTAATCGAATTGAGAATGTTTGACTCAAAAGGAAATGAATTGCAAGCAAACACTTTAGAGCAAGAGCAGGAATACAATGCTGTGCTTACAGTAATCCTGCCCAAAAACGAATTAATAAAAAAGGCAGGATTGTTCTTCATGACAGGGAATGAAGTATTGGTTGAGAACGACAATATCTACATTAAAGGAGCGTCAGTTTCAGGGGCAGTAATATTCAAAGGGGGCTCATGGAACAAGGACGAATGGGCGAAAGACCAGAAGGCTCTCACCAATGACAATGCCAAATGGTTTACAGCCACCTGGGACAATGCTTCAAGCGGCATCTATGACGCTTTAGTAAGGATTAGAATAAAGAATGCTTCAATTGCAAGGGATGGCGACCTTGCCGGAGTGCACTACAATGCATGGTATTCTACTTCAAACAAGACTTTCAGGGAGCCAGAGGACTCAGCAGCAAAATTAGCCCTTTACGCCAAAACCCACGACCCAGAATTCTATATTGGGGGAACACCAAAATGCTACAATGACATCTGCATTTCAGAGCAGAAAATCCTGAATATTAAAAACGACATTTATGAATTGAAGCCGTTCAATTTAATGGTGAACGGCTCTTTCACCTATTCTTTCACTTTAACAAACCTTACAGACAAGGTGTACCAGAACGCTGAATTGCAAATAGAAAGCGATGAATTAATTGAATTCTCAGAATATGATGTTCAAGGAGACCAGGAAATAAAAGGCAACGCGCAAGGCAAAAACAGCATTCAGGGAGTTAGCGTAGGGGAATTCAGGAAATTCAAGGCAGTGAAAGTTAAAGCAAACTTTTCTACAAAAGATTTAGGGGCAACACAAATAAAGGTAAGATTGCTGGACACAGTGAGCAAGGAATATGTCTTCCAGGAAACATTGGGCCTTAAAATAAAATCATCAAACCAATTAAGGCTTTCAGTTGAACCTGAAGAAATCCACTCTTTTGTTGTTACGCCAGTAACTGCAACTATTACAGACGAGGAAGGCACAGAACAAAAAGGCGCAATTGTTACTGCAAAAAAGCAGTTAGGTTCAGGAGAAAAGCAGACAATAAAGCAAAGGCTTACGGACAACCTAGGCAAAGCTTTTTTCACTATACCTTCTTCTTCCCCTAAAACAAAAATAATAATTGAAGCAAGAAAATACGGCTTCGAGCCAGCAGTCCAGACAATAATAGTAGATGAAAATGTCTTGGGCATTGAGCCAAAAAAGATTGAAACAGAGCTTGACTCCATAGACGTAAAAGAAATAACAGTGCCCCTCACACTTACAAGCAGGATTGGAATTCCATTAGAAATAACGCAGGTAAAACTTACAGGGGAATTCAAAGGTTTATTGAGAAATACTCAAATGCAGAACTTTTTAGACCAATTCAGGAATGCCCCCTTAAATGCAATTGAACCATTAAAAGACAAGGAAATACAATTCAAGGCAGTAATAAACGAAGGCGCTGTAACAAAAGCAGAAACCCTTAAAGGAAACCTGCTGATTGAAGTGTACAGCGAGGACATGGATGCCTACTGGACTTTCGCTGTGCCCATAGCAATAAAAGTGAGCCCTGGCCCTGGGCTAGAGGAAAGGGACTGCCTTTCATTAGATTTAGTGAACTGGAACACTTATGCTGCGCCAGGAATAAAAGAGGAAGCGCCATTCTCGCTGTCCAATGAATGCGTTTCAGGGCAAAACAATACTCCAATACCATTAAAGAACCTGAGAGTGCAATTGAAACTGGATTCAGGGTCAAACCTTGCAGGGGTGTTCAGCATGAGCCTGAACTCAAACCTTATTTCATGGTCAAGCGAATTAAAGAACAATAAATGGAATAATGTTGCGGAAGAACTCAGGGACGAAGCCACTTACGGGGTATTAAACGGAACAATAAGCTTTACCCCGTTCTTTAATTCAGTGAAAGAACTGCAGGAAAAAGCAACAATAATATTTGAAGCAGAAGCCTTAACAGAAAACGGAACAGAAAAAATAACAAAAGAAATGAAGGCAGACATAAAGGTATTGAATTTAAAGCAATGCATTTCCTTTGACCCGGAGGAAATAGAATTCGAGGACAGAGAAATGAGCAAAAACCTTACAGTAAAAAACAATTGCTCTGACACAATAAATTTAAGATTGTGCAAGGATGACGACGGCTGCGGCACAGGCTCGGAGAGAATAAAATTCTCAGGCTATTATCCCAGTGAACCAGAACTCTCAATTGACCCTAATTCAAGCAAGGCATTAACAATAAAAAGAGAGGCAAGCACTCCTTTAGGGGCATACGGAATAAAGTTTGAAGCAAAAAAATCAGGGGACTCAGGCTTATTCTATACAGAGATAAGCAGGGTGAAAGTGAACCTGAAAGGAAAATACTACTTTGAAGACCCATTCCTCACACTGAACAATTTCAAGGCAAACACAGTTCTCAAAAGCAATATTGTAGGGCCTGGAAGCTTTGGGGTTTTCTCTGACCACAACCCAGTGCTTGACTTAAGCTGGGAAGAAAAACTAAAATTCCTGAAACGCTGGGGAATAAATTACCCTAACCCAAACCCCGGCATTTGCTCTCAGGCATTAAATGCATACAAGCAAAAGTATGAGGGAACAGGTAAGACAACAAACAGCACTCTTTTTTTGGAAGAAATATTAAAGGACAAAAAAAAGAGAAAAAATACTGCAGAATTTAGTACAGCAAAATTTGTTGCTCCAGTTGTCGTTGCAGCAATAATTGCAGCTGCAGTTGCAGTGGTTACTGCAGTTATTGAAGCTTGGGGCAATGACATTTATGATGGAATAGCAAAATCTTTGGGGGGCGGAACAAAATTTAATTTGGAAGGATTTTTTGTGCCGTGGTATAACGGCTGCAACCAGTATAATAATAAAATGGTTTTTGTGCCTGAAAACGAGGCAAAACAAGACGTAAGAATAAATACCAAAGCAATGGACCTCGCAGTAAACCCCTATGATTTAAGCGGAGACAGATACTACTATAAAGCCGGGGCATATTACAGCCTGAGCTCGCACCTGACGGGAGAAATGAAATTTG
Proteins encoded:
- a CDS encoding carboxypeptidase-like regulatory domain-containing protein; its protein translation is MGLKELYYSIEDKYYNVLDGIEKFFPIYKIIDPIDKVFPSFILFIVIVLALIGFVLIPVLVPGNSNVTVNFIDSEGKAKNLDVILTVKGETLSKNTGEEGRIALEVPLNSSITIKVENENYESYQKTIEVKGKEFAFTVQLQKKELSPQAFTLIFSYNGQKITGKAITVRLSCANGFSLPQSTVNDPEKDGEIEVTKPNECDLLTATAKIGGFEDNTKTLIESVETFEMEEIASQLQDKGKITVIATNEEGKKINGVTVTLRDEYDSFEGEDQTANGTVTFEELDAGTYSVTLQDDANGIYETKRVEGITVSAGKETKEAVELQRKTYTITATAFEKNSSNKIANATINLKDALGKIIASKTTGSNGSPVSFSFSAGGNEPALIEARAEGFLPARKSIKGETQDVSLYLEAATPENSGKVHIQVLDKDGKVVENARVMLMDAETKGLAPYEPLLSNSDGNADYTGIAAGQYYVIAQKGRAEGKSETKEIDVGEENYFTVTIDFGFTEISFYLVDEEGTALTGAGGSIEIRDSFDSSLMTEIPVNPEGKTSAKLKADRTVYFIAKKEGYAKRQTVPLELVKDKKIELKIELRKPWIGEKPVIELRMFDSKGNELQANTLEQEQEYNAVLTVILPKNELIKKAGLFFMTGNEVLVENDNIYIKGASVSGAVIFKGGSWNKDEWAKDQKALTNDNAKWFTATWDNASSGIYDALVRIRIKNASIARDGDLAGVHYNAWYSTSNKTFREPEDSAAKLALYAKTHDPEFYIGGTPKCYNDICISEQKILNIKNDIYELKPFNLMVNGSFTYSFTLTNLTDKVYQNAELQIESDELIEFSEYDVQGDQEIKGNAQGKNSIQGVSVGEFRKFKAVKVKANFSTKDLGATQIKVRLLDTVSKEYVFQETLGLKIKSSNQLRLSVEPEEIHSFVVTPVTATITDEEGTEQKGAIVTAKKQLGSGEKQTIKQRLTDNLGKAFFTIPSSSPKTKIIIEARKYGFEPAVQTIIVDENVLGIEPKKIETELDSIDVKEITVPLTLTSRIGIPLEITQVKLTGEFKGLLRNTQMQNFLDQFRNAPLNAIEPLKDKEIQFKAVINEGAVTKAETLKGNLLIEVYSEDMDAYWTFAVPIAIKVSPGPGLEERDCLSLDLVNWNTYAAPGIKEEAPFSLSNECVSGQNNTPIPLKNLRVQLKLDSGSNLAGVFSMSLNSNLISWSSELKNNKWNNVAEELRDEATYGVLNGTISFTPFFNSVKELQEKATIIFEAEALTENGTEKITKEMKADIKVLNLKQCISFDPEEIEFEDREMSKNLTVKNNCSDTINLRLCKDDDGCGTGSERIKFSGYYPSEPELSIDPNSSKALTIKREASTPLGAYGIKFEAKKSGDSGLFYTEISRVKVNLKGKYYFEDPFLTLNNFKANTVLKSNIVGPGSFGVFSDHNPVLDLSWEEKLKFLKRWGINYPNPNPGICSQALNAYKQKYEGTGKTTNSTLFLEEILKDKKKRKNTAEFSTAKFVAPVVVAAIIAAAVAVVTAVIEAWGNDIYDGIAKSLGGGTKFNLEGFFVPWYNGCNQYNNKMVFVPENEAKQDVRINTKAMDLAVNPYDLSGDRYYYKAGAYYSLSSHLTGEMKFEWTISCLTGYELIESPVIDQTHHGKRCDAPIDYSINNTNDAVTFTLTCHGKAFRKVWWTQETWIACRQKPEMWDEKGRIPVQFTLDDAQLKKEIEKGKPVYVQFNLIPNSTLYGTGTQIRAGKMRIELSNPVREELPKIDLGREACSSTLREGRNGSNAVPRIGLAKGIGWKFGEIKYNSCDQDNQNYIYCDSAQFSIELLERIEKVREWLKANNESFSCPKNQANIIANQQKYYSEITGGEELSGEVPSGSIGLSDFSVSAATMSNGIPTTNAIVEVQNNTGAIQDVNAIISIANPSINFSQQCKKEINGILSAGTVYEGEEVEGVDGANCNFENLPVSDENYTAKVQLQSNAPMNPSAAEIKFKIRQSEKVEEAGCWFGGGSTVKKGGYFIPDIWLNKNGLLGESVTQETINWTEDIKNLEDLKKMTHFNAYLIKDGFSEDFQKDFHEYFTKTNFADTPSWYYNDTSDNLGAYFPDPNLFSYTIEDSSDLKELNEPGLHQVDIEISFNDGWKFFDSQGNPNGAINIALHKIKDEEPKSAFYYLPFDGEIGLKGDNYDRQGYGTAYSNNLIDIVNEPITQIHTHSSEGSNALMSLDIQKNNSIQQLNSDLSQRGNLLSINSLSGNSMQLTFSPSIATPVLFKATAKQTSQLKAFYKLLYQENAAEAEDTLGLWAGARNQKCLDLDGTPLYVLSKPDSRAGQEDTRIGVSLKNYKVQWDTVTKVGSTWYTSLFFTPPGENYILSSTSPLDQMKFYTLQSKGIQVSLNGVPGLSSNSETSKINSIARALQLVKEGKACIADNGLDVDLWWDEKSLYEAKGSDGKSIWDLEQGLSPNAQGEFSCIGGS